ATCGTCTCCTGAGTCGCCGCAGGTTGCCGGTACAGTGGTCATGTGGAGTGCGAGTGCATCAGATCCTGACGGAGATGCGCTTGAGTACCAGTTCGTGCTTGACGGCAGCGTTGTTAGGGACTGGTCACCTGATAACACATGGGCATGGTCGACGACTGAGGGAGAAGCAGGATCGCACAATGTGACGGTTGCTGTCAGGGATAATAAGAACGAGTCTGTATCGACATCAGCACAGTACATCATAGAGGCGAGGGTTGTACCGAACAATCCGCCAGTGATCGAGAGTCTGGTATCGTCTCCTGAGTCGCCGCAGGTTGCCGGTACAGTGGTCATGTGGAGTGCGAGTGCATCAGATCCTGACGGAGATGCGCTTGAGTACCAGTTCTTGCTCGATGGCAGCGTTGTTAGGGACTGGTCATCTGATAGCACATGGGCATGGTCTACAACAGAGCAGGATATCGGGGTGCATGCGATAGCTGCAGGAGTCAGGGACAACAGGCATGCTACAAACGGCACCGCTGACAGCACAGTTGCTGAGGAGTATGAGATTCTGAGAGCTGCGGCTCCAGAGAATGTTACCGCGCCTGCCAATGTAACAGAGAACGTGACTGCTCCCGTGAACGTAACAGTTCCGATAAATGTGACGCCTCCTGTCACAGAGGAGAATGTGGTTCTGCCGGTGATGAGCATATCCGGCTACAAGTTCAATGATCTGAACGGGAACGGCGTTATGGACTCAGGCGAGGCTGGCCTGGACGGATGGACGATCGTTCTTACGATGCCAAACCAGACTGAGATCCAGACCACGACCGGATTCGACGGCTACTACAGGTTCGATGGTCTCTCGCCAGGGTTGTACACTGTGAGGGAGCTTGCAAAAGCTGGCTGGGATCCGACCACCTCTGAGAACCAGCAGGTGAACCTGACCGATTCAGATGTGACAGGCATCAACTTCGGCAACAGGGCCAGAGCGTACTCAATAAGCGGCACTTTGTTCGATGATAAGAACAACAACGGCGTCAATGACGGTGAGCCGGGCGTGAAGGGATGGGAGGTGCGCCTGACGAGACCTGATGCCACAGAGAGCGTTGTGACGACCGGAGACGATGGCACGTACAGATTCGAGAATCTGACGCCCGGCGTCTATACGCTCCGGGTTGTTCTCCAGGCCGGATGGAACGCAAGCGCTTCAACTAGAGAGGTCAGCATCACAGACTCCGATCAGAGCGGTGTGGACTTCGGATTACAGATGATCGGGTTCACGATATCCGGCAGGGTCTTCAGCGATCTCAATGCGAACGGCGCCAACGATGGCGAGCCCGGGCTTTCAGGATGGACAGTGAAGCTGACGATGCCAGATGGAAGCGAGCAGACTGCGGTCACAGCGGATGACGGATTCTACTCCTTCGACCGTCTCTTGCCCGGCACCTACAGGGTCGAGGCTGTGAAACAGGAAGGCTGGAGCCAGACCGCGCCAAAGGCCGGAGCGCACACGGTGGAGGTCAAGGACTCAAGCGTGCCACACATCGATTTCGGATATGCAGGTTTAAGATCGATATCAGGGGTGGTATTCAACGACATCAACGCCAACGGTCTCAGGGAGGAGGGCGAGGGTGGAGTCAAGGGCTGGAGCGTGACCCTCGTGCAGGGCGGAAATGTCACCGCCATGACCGAGACGGGAGCGGATGGATCGTACAAATTCGAGGGTCTCTCGCCTGGCACCTACAGGGTGGAGCTGATCCCGCAGGACGGCTGGAAGGCGACGACAGAGAGCAAGGAGATAAAGCTCGAAACTTCTGATGTGAGCTTCGATATTGGCGTTGCCGGAAGCCTGTCCATAAAGGGTATGAAGTACTACGATCTGAACGCGAACAAGGTCAGGGACGAGGGCGAGCCTGGAATTCCGGGGAGCGATGTGAACCTGATCGAGAACGGGAAGGTCGTGAGGAGCACAAAGACAGCCGAGGATGGATCATACACATTCGACAATGTCGCACCTGGAACGTACACGATCAGCGATCCGCTGCCTGAGGGCTATGTGGTTGTGACGTCATCGACTATAACTGTAACAGTGACCACGAGCACAGTCCTTGATGCCAGCTTCGGTATAGCAGGCGTTTACACCATCTCAGGAAAGAAGTTCAACGATCTTAACGGAGATGGAAGTGATGCTGGCGATCCCGGGATCCCGGGATGGGGCATAGTACTGGATGGCACCACAAGTCTGGGCGTGCACATAACGGAAACGCAGTACACGGGCTCTGATGGATCGTATACTTTCGATCACGTAGCGCCTGGCACGTACAAGATCAGCGAGCTCTCCAGACCTGGCTGGACGCAGACATATCCAGGAGGGGATGGATCCCACACGGTCACAATCACCAGCTCAAGCGTATCAGGAAAGAACTTCGGCAACAGGTACGTCTCGACGAAGGCCTCTGTCTGGGGAACCAAGTTCAACGATAAGAACAACAACGGTGTCAGGGATGCTGGAGAGCAGGGCCTTCCGGGATGGGAGATAAAGATAAGCAACAGCACCTACACCAGGACAGCGATCACAGACAGCGACGGATGGTACAACTTCACGGGTCTTGATGCCGGAACATACACAGTCACAGAGACCCTGAAGCCGGGCTGGAGCAATACAAAGCCCAGCGGCGGATCCTACACGATAACGCTCAGCTCAGGCGAGACAAAGACCGGCGTCGACTTCGGCAACTTCAAGTCCCTTCCGACGGGCGCAACGCTGACGTCTGATAAACCCAGTCCGCAGAACGTCGGAACGACGATAGTCTGGACCGCGAGCGCCACATCCACTGTGCCACTGGAGTACAGCTTCTGGCTCAAGGGGCCATCGACATCAGGGCTCTGGCAGGAGCGCAGGAGCTGGTCGTCTGACAACACATGGTCCTGGAACACGGCTGGACTGCAGCCAGGCACATATGATGTGCGCGTATGGATAAGGGACAACTACTACAGCGATACCGGTGATATCCAGGTCACGAAGAGCTTCACTCTCAAGGAGACCAACAGGCCGCCGCACCTGAGGCTGATAATGGTCGACAGGCCGAGCCCGCAGTACCCCGGCGCATGGGTCAGCTTCAGAGCAGTAGCGCATGATCCTGAGAGGGATCCGCTGCAGTACAAGTTCCTGCTGAAAGGACCCTCGACGGGATACACGTGGGTGGAGATGACATCCTGGACATCCAGGGACATCTGGACTTGGAGGACATCGTTCTTCGATATCGGTTACAACGAGATAATGGTCTACGTCAAGGACGGCAAGCACTCTACGGATTATGACGACAAGAAGATCTGCGGCTACATGATCCTGGGGTTCGTACCGCGCCCCAACCTGCCGCCTGTGATCACGAGCTTCGGCTCAAGCCTGCCGAGCCCGCAGTATGCAGGGAGCACGGTGACATGGAGCGCTACAGCGATCGATCCCGAGGGCTACCAGGTCTACTACAGGTTCATGCTGAACGGCCCGTCGACAGGCTACACATGGAGGGTTGTGCAGGACTGGTCTCTCTCGAATACATGGACCTGGAGGACATCCGATATTGACATCGGAAGATCCCAGGTAATCGTCCAGATCAGGGACGGTCTGCATGCTCCACCGACAGGATGGGATGACCAGGCCAGCGCTGCGTTCAGCATTATAGCGAAGCCGAACCTGCCGCCTGTGATAACATCGCTCACAGCAGACAAACCGAGCCCGCAGTACAGCGGAACCCAGATCAAATGGACCGCAGTGGCCACAGATCCAGACAGGGACCCGGTCTACTACAGGTTCTGGCTGAAGGGCCCATCGACCGGTAACACGTGGCAGATAGTCAGGGACTGGTCGACCTCGAACACCTGGACCTGGAGCCCGGATCTTGGAGATGTGGGCGATTACACGGTCTTCGTCTACGCCAGGGATGGAAAGCATGCTACACCGAACTCCTACGACAGCGCAAAGGGTCAGGTCTACAGGCTGCTCCAGCCGAGGCTGGATATTGTGACAGGAGCACAGCTCAGGGACCAGATCAAGGACTCGCCCAGGCTCATATCCACAGACAGGGGATTCGTGCTGGTCTGCCAGTCATGGGAGCGCGGCAGGAGCAGCAACGGTGACATCAGGATACAGACATATGACGCATCGATGAAGCAGCTGGGCAGCAAGCTTCTGACAAGTGACGCAGCTTACCAGGACAGGCCCTCAGTTGTCTACGACGGAAAGAACTACTATGTTGTTTACGTCTCCAAAGAGAAGGGCAACATGGACATCTTCATGAAGAAGCTCGACCTGAGCCTGAACGTGCTGGAGACCAGACAGCTCACAACATCTCCAAGCGATCAGGACTCTCCGGCGCTGCTGAAGGTGGGTGAGGATTTCTTCCTGGCATACCAGTCATGGGAGGGTGGAAGGCAGACAAGCGGTGACATCTACATCACACGCTTCGACTCCACATGGAAGCCCCTCAGGAGCGTGAGGCTCACAGCCGACAGCTACTACCAGGATATGCCCTCCATCGTCCTGGCCAGCGGCTACATCTACGTCTCTTATGTGTCAGAGGATCGCGGGAATCTCGATGTGGTCGTCAAGAAGCTCGACACGAACCTCAACCTGCTGGACACAAGAAGGCTTACGTCCGGATCAGTGGATGAGGATCAGCCGTACATGCTCTGGAGCAATGGGGAGTTCATGCTGGTGTACAAGAGTGAAGAGGGGGTAATGCTGGAGAGGTACAGGCGCGACTGGAGCAGCATCGAGAAGAGCCTCGTGCTGAGCGGAGATCTCGACTGGCCATCCATCGCTTATGGTGGCGGGCGCTACTGGTTATCATACGTAGATGGCAACAGCATCTACGCCACGCCCCTGAAGATAACAAGCGCTCTGCCGCCCTGTGATGTCAGGGCTAGCTTCAGCTCGAGAAGGGCGAACAGGGATTACCTGATGACCCTCAGGTTCTACAACAACTACGGTGAGCTCACCGACCCGACGTCGCTGAGGATGACCTGGAGCCCGCAGGATGCAGCCAGGCAGGGAAGCACCCTCAGCAGGATTGCAACAGGCATGTACAGGATGCGCTCGAAGTTCGGCGCTCCGGGGGAGAAGAGCTTCAGGATAACGGCGACAATCGATGGAAGCCAGCTCGACAAGACCATCAGGGTCACAGTGAGATGAAATATCCGGGAGAGAATCCCGGATTTCCATTTTTGTGAATTTTCACCCTGCTGCATTGGAATTTCAAGAACCATCTCGGTTCGGAAATCTCTTTATCCATCGCATCCATACCATCATCATGTGAAAGGGCTTCGTGATATTCTTGAGAGGTTCTCGAGGGGAGAGATCGATCTGGAGGAGGCGCTGAGCGGCATAAGGCTTCTGAGCTACAGGGAGGTCGGATCTATCGCAAAGATAGATCACAGGCGCGAGGACCGGATAGATGTGCCTGAGGCGGTTCTGGCCGAGGGGAAGAGGCCAGAGGATCTGGCACGTATCGCGCTGGAGCATCTCGAATCCGCTGGCAAGGTCATAGTGA
This DNA window, taken from Methanothrix sp., encodes the following:
- a CDS encoding SdrD B-like domain-containing protein; amino-acid sequence: MWSASASDPDGDALEYQFVLDGSVVRDWSPDNTWAWSTTEGEAGSHNVTVAVRDNKNESVSTSAQYIIEARVVPNNPPVIESLVSSPESPQVAGTVVMWSASASDPDGDALEYQFLLDGSVVRDWSSDSTWAWSTTEQDIGVHAIAAGVRDNRHATNGTADSTVAEEYEILRAAAPENVTAPANVTENVTAPVNVTVPINVTPPVTEENVVLPVMSISGYKFNDLNGNGVMDSGEAGLDGWTIVLTMPNQTEIQTTTGFDGYYRFDGLSPGLYTVRELAKAGWDPTTSENQQVNLTDSDVTGINFGNRARAYSISGTLFDDKNNNGVNDGEPGVKGWEVRLTRPDATESVVTTGDDGTYRFENLTPGVYTLRVVLQAGWNASASTREVSITDSDQSGVDFGLQMIGFTISGRVFSDLNANGANDGEPGLSGWTVKLTMPDGSEQTAVTADDGFYSFDRLLPGTYRVEAVKQEGWSQTAPKAGAHTVEVKDSSVPHIDFGYAGLRSISGVVFNDINANGLREEGEGGVKGWSVTLVQGGNVTAMTETGADGSYKFEGLSPGTYRVELIPQDGWKATTESKEIKLETSDVSFDIGVAGSLSIKGMKYYDLNANKVRDEGEPGIPGSDVNLIENGKVVRSTKTAEDGSYTFDNVAPGTYTISDPLPEGYVVVTSSTITVTVTTSTVLDASFGIAGVYTISGKKFNDLNGDGSDAGDPGIPGWGIVLDGTTSLGVHITETQYTGSDGSYTFDHVAPGTYKISELSRPGWTQTYPGGDGSHTVTITSSSVSGKNFGNRYVSTKASVWGTKFNDKNNNGVRDAGEQGLPGWEIKISNSTYTRTAITDSDGWYNFTGLDAGTYTVTETLKPGWSNTKPSGGSYTITLSSGETKTGVDFGNFKSLPTGATLTSDKPSPQNVGTTIVWTASATSTVPLEYSFWLKGPSTSGLWQERRSWSSDNTWSWNTAGLQPGTYDVRVWIRDNYYSDTGDIQVTKSFTLKETNRPPHLRLIMVDRPSPQYPGAWVSFRAVAHDPERDPLQYKFLLKGPSTGYTWVEMTSWTSRDIWTWRTSFFDIGYNEIMVYVKDGKHSTDYDDKKICGYMILGFVPRPNLPPVITSFGSSLPSPQYAGSTVTWSATAIDPEGYQVYYRFMLNGPSTGYTWRVVQDWSLSNTWTWRTSDIDIGRSQVIVQIRDGLHAPPTGWDDQASAAFSIIAKPNLPPVITSLTADKPSPQYSGTQIKWTAVATDPDRDPVYYRFWLKGPSTGNTWQIVRDWSTSNTWTWSPDLGDVGDYTVFVYARDGKHATPNSYDSAKGQVYRLLQPRLDIVTGAQLRDQIKDSPRLISTDRGFVLVCQSWERGRSSNGDIRIQTYDASMKQLGSKLLTSDAAYQDRPSVVYDGKNYYVVYVSKEKGNMDIFMKKLDLSLNVLETRQLTTSPSDQDSPALLKVGEDFFLAYQSWEGGRQTSGDIYITRFDSTWKPLRSVRLTADSYYQDMPSIVLASGYIYVSYVSEDRGNLDVVVKKLDTNLNLLDTRRLTSGSVDEDQPYMLWSNGEFMLVYKSEEGVMLERYRRDWSSIEKSLVLSGDLDWPSIAYGGGRYWLSYVDGNSIYATPLKITSALPPCDVRASFSSRRANRDYLMTLRFYNNYGELTDPTSLRMTWSPQDAARQGSTLSRIATGMYRMRSKFGAPGEKSFRITATIDGSQLDKTIRVTVR